The genomic stretch TCATCTTTACGCAAAGAACGCAATTCTTCAGCGAATTTGTCCTGCTCAGCGCTAATCGTAATAAGTGCTGCATCAATTTCTTTCAATGTATCTTGCGCTGCCGAGTAGGCAATCTCACCACTAGCAATTAGAGCAGTTAATTGTTCAAAGTTTTCTTTTGCTTCACTCAATTTAGCGCTCGTTTTTAAATAAACCGCTAGATCATCTTCAGCAACATGATAGGTTTGTTTTACTTCTGTAATTTGTTCAGCAAGTGCATCTGAAACGGCATTTTGGCGTTGTAACTTGTCAGAAGTTGGGCTATGATTTTCTTTCACGAAATGGCGAGCTTCTGCTTCGTGTTCAAGCGTATCATAAAACAAATCGATTTCATTATGTAATTCTTCTACTCCTTGTTCCGCTTCATCTAAATCAAGATTAATTACATTTTTTTTCATTTTATCAATTTGATTTTTCATGCGAGAAATCTCTTTATCTAACTCCATTTGAGCTAAATAATAACCTTTTCGCACCATTTCTTCATAGCCAGCGCGAAGTTTAGTCATTTCTTCTGGCAAAATGGTATCTGTTTCATGCAGTAATGACGGGATTCGCTCCATTTGCGCTTCGATTACTTGCATTTCTTTTTGAACCACTATAACGATTTCTCGTGCCTCTAAATGATCACCTTGGTCAGTTAATGAATCATAGCTATTTAAGCTTTCTGACAGTTCACTTAGTTTTGTCTCAATATATGGTAACGTTTCTCCAAGTTTAAATCCTCTTGTCAAAACTTCTCGGCGCAACTCCGCAAATTTTTCTTTCGTGGCACGACTTTCTTTGGCATTTTTTTCTTCACTAATAAGTAGCTCTTTTAGTCCACCAAGAATTTGATCCATTTGCTTTTCAATTACAACGAGCATTTGCTCAATATCATTTTCAGCGTGTGTAGCAGAACGGAACTTGTAACGGTCCGTGTTCATCTCTGCTTCTAATAACACTTCTTCTAAATCAGGAAATAATCTAGTTTCAATTTCATCCCAGGACGAACGCCATGATTCAAAAAGCGCTTCTGTCTGACCTGTTAGTTTTAATTTTTTCACTTTTGAAAGTTCATCAATAACCGGCCGCTCTCTGAGTTTAATCTTTTTCTCTTCTAACTCGTTTATTCTTTGGTAATGTTTTCTTTTTAATATGTAGCCTGCACCAATGACTGCAATAACTACGATAATAAAGCCGATTAACATGTAGTACATCCAAAATCCTCCCATCAACGTTAACTTGTGAAAGAAAAACAGCCACACTCGTGCTGCTCATACATCTTTTCAATTATGTACATCTTTCCATATGTAGTATATTTTATTCCTCATTTTCAGTTCATTATACACATCTTTTATTTTACCACGATTTGCCTAGAATTACTTGCGTTTAACGAAAAAATTTTTAAAGCAAGTAAAATCTATTCTATTACAAAACAAATTTCCCGAAATCCCTTGTCGTTCATGCTATACTAAAGACATTATTTGAAAAGAAATGTGGGGATAAAAAAATGATTGAAATCAAAAAAATGACCGGAACAAAAGAAGAAAATTATGCACTTGCTTTAAAACAAGTACAAGCAATGATTGCTGGCGAACCAAATCTAATTGCGAATCTAAGTAATGTTTCTTCTATATTAAATCAAGCACTTTCTGATATTAATTGGGTTGGATTTTATTTACTTGAAAAAGAAACAAATCAATTAGTACTCGGCCCCTTCCAAGGTTTGCCTGCTTGCATTCGCATTCCACTAGGTAAAGGTGTGTGCGGTTCTGCTGCCTCAGATCAAAAAACGTATATAATCGAAAATGTGCATGATTTCCCTGGACATATCGCCTGTGATGCAGCTTCTAATTCAGAAATCGTTCTACCAATTGTAAAAAATAATCAACTGCTTGGCGTGCTTGATATTGATAGTCCCCTTTTTAATCGTTTTGATGAAGTGGACCAGTTATGGCTAGAAAAAATCCGTGATGCGATTACTCAAGAAATAAATTGACAAGCTACTAGTAACTATACTATACTGGAAGATGTGTAAAATGCAGCTTGAGTAAAATGAATGAGTGTGTTGTTTACCCCCAGATGTAATTCTGTGGTATATCGCGTAACCGGCGGCTGCTATGGTGATGGTATATGAAGGTAAACTGCCCTGATTTGGTTTTACGTCACGTTTGTTTTATACCAAAAACAAATAAAAGGAGGAGTCTCTTATGGCTCGTTATACAGGTCCAAGCTGGAAAGTTTCCCGTCGTTTAGGAATTTCACTTTCTGGAACAGGTAAAGAATTAGAGCGTCGTCCGTATGCTCCAGGTCAACACGGCCCAACTCAACGTAAAAAAATCTCAGAATATGGTTTGCAACAAGCTGAAAAGCAAAAATTGCGTCATATGTATGGATTAACTGAACGT from Listeria monocytogenes ATCC 19117 encodes the following:
- the ezrA gene encoding septation ring formation regulator EzrA, translated to MYYMLIGFIIVVIAVIGAGYILKRKHYQRINELEEKKIKLRERPVIDELSKVKKLKLTGQTEALFESWRSSWDEIETRLFPDLEEVLLEAEMNTDRYKFRSATHAENDIEQMLVVIEKQMDQILGGLKELLISEEKNAKESRATKEKFAELRREVLTRGFKLGETLPYIETKLSELSESLNSYDSLTDQGDHLEAREIVIVVQKEMQVIEAQMERIPSLLHETDTILPEEMTKLRAGYEEMVRKGYYLAQMELDKEISRMKNQIDKMKKNVINLDLDEAEQGVEELHNEIDLFYDTLEHEAEARHFVKENHSPTSDKLQRQNAVSDALAEQITEVKQTYHVAEDDLAVYLKTSAKLSEAKENFEQLTALIASGEIAYSAAQDTLKEIDAALITISAEQDKFAEELRSLRKDELEARDDAERMRRAIITLDRKMERERLPGLPEEYLSLREHMGESINALEKRLEEKPLNMKAVSQNWRIAEEDLTHLTEKAEEMMENVRLVEHVIQYANRYRLRNKELADELVQAENHFYNDYQYKKALEIAVTALEKVETGAFKKVEKAYESKVSVDDIE
- a CDS encoding GAF domain-containing protein, with the protein product MIEIKKMTGTKEENYALALKQVQAMIAGEPNLIANLSNVSSILNQALSDINWVGFYLLEKETNQLVLGPFQGLPACIRIPLGKGVCGSAASDQKTYIIENVHDFPGHIACDAASNSEIVLPIVKNNQLLGVLDIDSPLFNRFDEVDQLWLEKIRDAITQEIN